From Aquabacter sp. L1I39, the proteins below share one genomic window:
- the mmsB gene encoding 3-hydroxyisobutyrate dehydrogenase, with amino-acid sequence MTHVAFLGLGNMGGPMAGNLVKAGLTVTGFDLVPAALEAAKARGIVIAASAAEAVAQADVVVTMLPSGKHVLGAVDGPDGLFAHARKGTLFIDSSTIDVASARAFHAAAAAAGHESLDAPVSGGVVGAEAGTLTFMAGGTAGAFAKAQPLLAHMGRKVVHCGEAGAGQAAKICNNMILGISMIAVSEAFVLAEKLGLSHQALFDVASTSSGQCWALTTNCPVPGPVPASPANRDYKPGFATALMLKDLRLSQEVAEQAGAATILGAKATELYSTFEAEGNGGTDFSGIIKWVRDHEA; translated from the coding sequence ATGACCCATGTCGCATTTCTCGGCCTCGGCAATATGGGCGGGCCCATGGCCGGCAATCTGGTCAAGGCTGGCCTGACCGTCACCGGCTTCGACCTCGTTCCCGCCGCTTTGGAGGCCGCCAAGGCGCGCGGCATCGTCATTGCCGCGAGCGCGGCCGAGGCGGTGGCGCAGGCGGATGTGGTGGTGACCATGCTGCCCTCCGGCAAGCATGTGCTGGGCGCGGTGGACGGCCCGGACGGCCTCTTCGCCCATGCCCGCAAGGGCACGCTTTTCATCGACAGTTCCACCATCGACGTGGCCTCCGCTCGCGCCTTCCATGCAGCGGCTGCCGCGGCCGGTCACGAGAGCCTGGATGCGCCGGTTTCCGGTGGCGTGGTGGGGGCGGAAGCCGGCACGCTCACCTTCATGGCCGGCGGCACGGCGGGGGCATTTGCCAAGGCACAGCCGCTGCTGGCGCATATGGGCCGCAAGGTGGTCCATTGCGGCGAGGCGGGCGCCGGCCAGGCGGCCAAGATCTGCAACAACATGATCCTCGGCATTTCCATGATCGCCGTGTCCGAGGCCTTCGTGCTGGCGGAGAAGCTGGGCCTGTCCCATCAGGCGCTGTTCGACGTGGCGTCCACCTCGTCCGGCCAGTGCTGGGCGCTCACCACCAATTGCCCGGTGCCAGGCCCGGTGCCGGCGAGCCCCGCCAATCGCGACTATAAGCCCGGCTTTGCCACGGCCCTGATGCTGAAGGACCTGCGGCTCTCCCAGGAAGTGGCCGAGCAGGCCGGCGCCGCCACCATTCTCGGCGCCAAGGCGACCGAGCTTTATTCCACCTTCGAGGCGGAGGGGAATGGCGGCACGGATTTCTCCGGCATCATCAAGTGGGTGCGCGACCACGAGGCGTGA
- a CDS encoding DUF805 domain-containing protein — MLSDGIDGSAARDASRPVEVAKMREGEMGFTQAISSGLSNYATFRGRSSRSAFWWFYLFNFLVSLGAAILGSAVSETAGEVLHLVVTLAFLVPNIAIATRRLHDIGRSGWWQLLAVTLIGLLVLIYWWAQPSQPGPNAYGAGPDLT, encoded by the coding sequence GTGCTTTCTGATGGGATCGACGGCTCGGCCGCGCGGGACGCGTCGCGTCCCGTCGAGGTGGCGAAGATGCGGGAGGGGGAGATGGGATTTACGCAGGCGATCTCCAGCGGCCTGTCCAACTACGCCACCTTTCGCGGGCGCTCCTCGCGCAGCGCGTTCTGGTGGTTCTATCTGTTCAACTTCCTGGTCTCGCTCGGCGCGGCGATTCTTGGCTCGGCGGTCTCCGAGACCGCGGGCGAAGTGCTGCACCTCGTGGTGACGCTGGCCTTCCTGGTGCCCAATATCGCCATCGCCACGCGCCGCCTCCACGATATCGGGCGCAGCGGCTGGTGGCAGTTGCTGGCCGTCACGCTGATCGGCCTGCTGGTGCTCATCTATTGGTGGGCGCAGCCCTCGCAGCCCGGCCCGAACGCCTATGGCGCCGGGCCGGACCTCACCTGA